TCGGTTTGGCCGCAATGGGATGCACGGCGCGGGCTCGTCGATCAGGGTGAGAGCGAACGGATTAAGCGCTTGGTGGAGCAAGACCATTTCAACGCGCTGGATGTGCCCCTGCGTTACGAGGAGGAACCTGAAAAGTGCCGCGCTTATCTGGCAGCCGTGGCCGCCTGGTTGCGCGACTTGGGTTATCTGGAAAAGGCTTATGTCTACCTGGAGGATGAGCCCAATGATGCCGGCGAATACGAACATGTGCGCAGGCAAGGGGCGCTGGTCCGCTCTGCTGATTCAGGGCTCGCGCGATTGTGCACAGAACAGACCATCCCCAGCCAGGCCGACTGGGGCGACCTGTACGGCGCGGTGGATATCTGGTGCCCGTTGTGGGGGCTGTGGGATGATGTCAGTGCCCAGCAACGGTTGGCCAAAGGCGAGCAGCTGTGGAGTTACACTGCACTTTGTCAAGGCCCTGAGACTACGCCGTGGTGGCAGATCGATATGGAGCCGGTTCATTTTCGCGCACCCCTGTGGATCAGTTGGAATTTGCACATCAGCGGATTTTTATACTGGTCCAGCGTGGCCTATAGAGGCCACCGGTCTATGCAGGAGGTGTGGGAAGCGCCGACCTATCGTGGCCATTTCTGGGGAGAGGGAATGATGCTGTATCCCGGAGCGCCCGCCGGCGTTGATGGTTTTGTGCCCTCCATCCGGCTCAAGTTGTTCAGAGAGGCGGCTGAGGATTATGAGTATATGGCCCTGGCGGCCGCAAAAGGCAAGCGTAAAGAGGTGGATTGCATCGTCGGCCGGTTGGCCGCCTCGTTCCAGCAATGGAACCGTGATCCGGCCGCCTATGCGCAAGCCCGCGGTCGTCTGGCAAAACTCATTCTCGAGCAGCGTTAAATTTGCTGTTGGACATTCACGGATAATTTTGTATATTTTTTACATGCGTTGGCACGGGATCGAGAATTCCATGCGCACTGTCATTCTTATTGCCCCTATAGCTCAGCTGGATAGAGCAGCGGTTTCCTAAACCGTTGGTCGCAAGTTCAAATCTTGCTAGGGGTACTAAAAGCCCTTGACCATTTTGTCAGGGCTTTTTTAATTTTCGGATGACAAGGTGCGGCCATTCTTTGCATGCAAAACATCGGGATTGGCTGCAACTTTTCTCCTCCTGTATTTCCTTTGTTGAAAAAATACTACAAAAATAGCTTGCGTTCTTTCAATTGGATATTTATATTCCATGAACAAATTGTTCAAGTTTTGTGAATAAAATATTCAAAAACTTGCTGCCCATGCGACCATCTGAGCGACAGAACTATATCCTCAATTTGCTGTCCATTTATTATAAGGAATGGACAATAAAAGAGTTAGCAGAAGGGTTTCAGGTGTCTGAACTGACTATCAGGCGGGATCTGGACGAGCTGGCCAGAAGCGGCGATGTGATTCGAACTCTGGGCGGCTGCATCACCGCCGGCGAAAAATCG
This genomic interval from bacterium contains the following:
- a CDS encoding DUF4091 domain-containing protein; translation: SVWPQWDARRGLVDQGESERIKRLVEQDHFNALDVPLRYEEEPEKCRAYLAAVAAWLRDLGYLEKAYVYLEDEPNDAGEYEHVRRQGALVRSADSGLARLCTEQTIPSQADWGDLYGAVDIWCPLWGLWDDVSAQQRLAKGEQLWSYTALCQGPETTPWWQIDMEPVHFRAPLWISWNLHISGFLYWSSVAYRGHRSMQEVWEAPTYRGHFWGEGMMLYPGAPAGVDGFVPSIRLKLFREAAEDYEYMALAAAKGKRKEVDCIVGRLAASFQQWNRDPAAYAQARGRLAKLILEQR